Proteins co-encoded in one Legionella lytica genomic window:
- a CDS encoding pyridoxal-phosphate dependent enzyme, giving the protein MNREISSLPVKNPYIPPFDHPMLWDGHATIIEEVVSQGIQPPDAVIVSVGGGGLACGVLKGMRQQGWNDVPLIAVETAGADAFFQSVKADHRVTLSTITSKATSLGAKSVTPRLMQWTKEHVIKNIIVSDTDAEQGSRAFAKDQRMLVELSSGASMSVVYDNHPIIQPLESILVIACGGINISHFNL; this is encoded by the coding sequence GTGAACCGGGAAATTTCGTCCCTTCCTGTAAAGAACCCCTATATTCCTCCCTTTGATCACCCGATGTTATGGGATGGACATGCGACAATAATTGAGGAAGTTGTCTCGCAAGGCATTCAACCCCCTGATGCGGTTATTGTGTCAGTAGGCGGTGGTGGATTAGCTTGCGGTGTTCTAAAAGGCATGCGTCAACAAGGTTGGAATGATGTACCATTAATTGCTGTTGAAACAGCGGGCGCTGATGCATTTTTTCAATCAGTAAAGGCCGATCACCGAGTTACATTATCGACAATTACTAGTAAAGCAACTAGCCTAGGAGCAAAAAGTGTTACACCAAGACTCATGCAATGGACAAAAGAGCATGTTATTAAAAACATAATCGTCAGCGATACGGACGCAGAACAAGGCAGTCGTGCTTTTGCAAAAGATCAGCGTATGTTGGTAGAGCTTTCAAGTGGAGCTTCGATGTCTGTGGTCTATGATAATCACCCGATTATTCAACCATTAGAATCTATTCTTGTTATTGCTTGTGGGGGTATTAACATTAGTCATTTTAATTTGTAG
- a CDS encoding helix-turn-helix domain-containing protein: protein MKALTLNEFIDNKIKQDDEFAKHYEREQIINNIAVMIANARKERHMTQSELAKKIGSKQSVVSRLESGSSSFIPSLETLVKVADALNMRLTLQLQA, encoded by the coding sequence ATGAAAGCACTTACCTTGAATGAATTTATTGACAATAAAATCAAGCAGGATGATGAGTTTGCAAAGCATTACGAACGCGAACAAATTATTAATAACATTGCGGTAATGATTGCGAATGCACGCAAAGAGCGCCACATGACCCAATCAGAACTTGCAAAAAAAATTGGCAGCAAGCAGTCCGTTGTCTCTCGCCTTGAAAGTGGCAGCAGTTCATTTATTCCTTCTCTGGAAACATTGGTCAAAGTAGCTGATGCGCTCAATATGCGATTAACCTTACAATTACAAGCTTAG
- a CDS encoding J domain-containing protein: protein MNQYDALKVLGLSGQVTPEDIKIAYKRACSKYHPDKNPAGLEIMKMVNLAYDALKSFDGQVSVSQDAAQYGEAVANALNAISGLGLIIEICGAWVWVTGETKPHKDSLKTAQFKWAPKKTCWYFRPEDAKRSRSQGNYTLQDIREKYGSVQFSGREPRHLP, encoded by the coding sequence ATGAATCAATACGATGCTCTAAAGGTGCTTGGTTTGTCAGGCCAGGTAACTCCAGAGGATATCAAAATAGCTTATAAACGAGCATGCTCCAAATATCACCCCGATAAAAATCCAGCGGGTCTTGAAATCATGAAGATGGTTAATCTCGCTTATGACGCATTAAAATCATTTGATGGTCAGGTTTCTGTTTCTCAAGATGCAGCGCAATATGGGGAGGCAGTTGCAAACGCATTGAACGCAATCAGCGGCCTTGGCCTTATTATAGAGATTTGTGGCGCATGGGTTTGGGTTACAGGAGAAACCAAGCCTCACAAAGATTCGTTAAAAACCGCTCAATTCAAATGGGCACCTAAAAAAACCTGTTGGTATTTTAGACCAGAGGATGCAAAGCGCTCCCGTTCTCAAGGTAATTATACTCTGCAAGATATTCGAGAAAAATACGGCAGTGTGCAGTTTTCAGGGCGTGAACCCCGCCATCTACCTTAG
- a CDS encoding SPFH domain-containing protein, giving the protein MKQQEVALIERLGKYHHVAHAGLNFKIPFIDWISGKLSLRIQQLDVKVETKTKDNVIVQIQVSVQFRIKENGIYDAYYKLEDHTQQITAYVLDLVRSETPTMILDDIFENKDTVANAVKTHLTRTMEEFGFEIVKALVTNIELEAKVKNAMNEINEQQRLQIAAQAKGEAEKILIVKKAEAEAESKRLQGEGTANQRKAIIDGLSHSVEDFKKSIPDTESKDIMNIVLITQYFDTLKEIGANNKSSTIILPQMPYDIASQLQQSIITGNLASKASEKD; this is encoded by the coding sequence GTGAAGCAACAGGAGGTTGCCCTCATTGAGCGTTTAGGAAAATATCATCATGTTGCTCATGCGGGACTTAATTTTAAAATTCCATTTATTGATTGGATTTCTGGCAAATTATCCTTACGAATCCAGCAACTCGATGTGAAAGTTGAAACCAAAACCAAAGATAATGTTATTGTTCAAATTCAAGTTTCAGTCCAGTTTCGCATCAAAGAAAACGGAATCTATGACGCGTATTACAAATTAGAAGATCATACGCAACAAATTACAGCATATGTACTTGATTTGGTTCGTTCCGAAACCCCTACCATGATTTTAGATGATATTTTCGAGAATAAGGACACCGTAGCCAACGCGGTTAAAACTCACTTGACGAGGACGATGGAAGAGTTTGGATTTGAAATTGTGAAAGCGTTAGTAACTAATATTGAGTTAGAAGCAAAAGTAAAAAATGCCATGAACGAAATTAATGAACAACAGCGCTTGCAAATTGCCGCTCAAGCAAAAGGAGAGGCCGAAAAAATTCTAATCGTCAAAAAAGCGGAGGCAGAAGCTGAAAGCAAACGATTGCAAGGTGAAGGAACAGCCAACCAAAGAAAAGCAATTATTGATGGATTAAGTCACTCAGTAGAAGATTTTAAAAAATCTATTCCAGATACAGAATCTAAAGATATTATGAACATAGTATTAATTACTCAATATTTTGATACATTGAAAGAAATAGGAGCTAACAATAAATCCAGTACAATAATATTGCCCCAAATGCCCTATGATATTGCATCTCAACTACAGCAAAGTATCATCACAGGAAATTTAGCAAGTAAGGCTTCCGAAAAAGACTGA
- a CDS encoding tyrosine-type recombinase/integrase yields MAREGKAKVLTENEFKLLTLVAKEGKFGVRNLAIIYCSFGLGLRAKEIASLTIGDVANVHYQLLDEISLKRSMTKGDKQRHVYLTHKKIRETLQAHLNTLKETPFNKPLFQTQRKSRFTANTLQKWFRALYDKAGIHGASSHSGRRTFITRLIEQGADIKAVSRLAGHANIVTTAIYVEDNPERLKRISSLALF; encoded by the coding sequence ATGGCTCGCGAAGGCAAAGCAAAGGTTTTGACGGAAAATGAATTTAAATTGCTCACTTTAGTCGCTAAAGAAGGAAAATTTGGTGTTCGCAATCTGGCAATCATTTATTGCTCCTTCGGATTGGGTTTGCGTGCTAAAGAAATCGCCTCACTTACCATTGGCGATGTGGCGAATGTACACTATCAATTATTAGATGAGATCAGTTTAAAGCGATCGATGACCAAAGGAGATAAGCAACGGCATGTCTACCTTACGCATAAGAAAATTCGTGAAACACTACAAGCCCATCTAAATACGTTAAAAGAAACCCCTTTTAATAAACCGCTGTTTCAAACCCAACGCAAAAGCCGATTCACCGCCAACACTCTGCAAAAGTGGTTTCGTGCGCTCTACGACAAAGCAGGAATCCATGGGGCAAGCTCTCATTCAGGACGACGCACATTTATTACCCGCCTTATTGAGCAAGGGGCAGACATTAAAGCCGTATCTCGTTTAGCCGGGCATGCCAATATTGTCACTACTGCTATTTATGTAGAAGATAACCCTGAACGTCTAAAACGAATTTCCTCGTTAGCATTATTTTAA
- a CDS encoding YfjI family protein, translated as MSHSYLEQPNPLPNQEHPQGYWKQPIPLVYTLNNEATYPLDALPSILQRVVHSYQCYGQQPLSLVANGALANLSLACQAHANVARDTYLTSPVSLYFLVIASSGERKSAADSIFSNAIRQWESNIRKKREPERLSALTQHKAWQMERDGLLTQIKRATYTGEDSEYYKELLEELVHQEPDIPIQPTLYFEDATQEALAVHLAHGWPSASLWSDEAGIILGSHSMQSNPLRFVALLNRLWEGKSFAAHRKTSQSFIIEHRRLTLNLMMQPLLLNQMIHQATGVTRQSGFLARCLLAFPDSSMGTRFYQEPPEQLMGLIEYEQRITQCLEHSQRLTQVGCINLPTLKMTAAAKHLWIQFFNSIESGLTTQGQWMEIKDFASKAAENAARLAALFHLFSGRLGDIAAEEMEQAIILTRWYLCEARRLLEPKSAKPYLDEARKLLDWLLVRKPEMPTPREILQFSPLRTKELRDNALETLIEHQYIRLIKSGNKTRIELNPYRK; from the coding sequence ATGTCCCATTCTTATTTAGAGCAACCAAACCCATTACCCAATCAAGAGCATCCACAAGGGTATTGGAAACAGCCCATACCGCTTGTTTATACTCTAAATAATGAAGCGACTTATCCTTTAGATGCATTACCGAGTATACTCCAACGTGTAGTTCACTCCTATCAATGCTATGGGCAACAACCACTCTCTTTAGTAGCAAATGGTGCTTTAGCAAACCTTTCTCTAGCATGTCAGGCTCATGCTAATGTTGCTCGTGACACCTATTTAACTAGTCCTGTTTCTTTATATTTTCTAGTCATTGCCAGTTCAGGAGAACGTAAAAGTGCGGCTGACTCCATTTTTTCCAATGCTATTCGCCAGTGGGAAAGCAACATACGAAAAAAACGAGAACCTGAACGATTAAGCGCACTCACCCAGCATAAAGCCTGGCAAATGGAGCGAGATGGTTTACTCACCCAAATCAAACGCGCCACCTATACAGGAGAGGACAGTGAATACTACAAAGAATTACTTGAAGAGTTAGTTCACCAAGAACCAGACATCCCCATACAACCAACCTTGTATTTTGAAGATGCAACCCAAGAAGCTTTGGCTGTTCATTTAGCACACGGCTGGCCAAGTGCATCCTTATGGTCTGATGAGGCCGGAATCATACTCGGAAGCCACAGCATGCAATCAAACCCGTTGCGTTTTGTTGCCCTGCTCAATCGCTTATGGGAGGGAAAGTCCTTTGCGGCACATCGCAAAACATCCCAAAGCTTCATTATTGAACATCGGCGCTTGACGCTAAATTTAATGATGCAACCCTTGCTGTTAAATCAAATGATTCATCAGGCTACGGGTGTTACCCGTCAAAGCGGTTTTTTGGCGCGTTGCCTTCTCGCCTTCCCTGACAGCTCCATGGGAACTCGTTTTTATCAAGAACCTCCAGAACAACTGATGGGTTTAATCGAATACGAGCAGCGTATCACGCAATGCCTGGAACACTCTCAACGCTTAACCCAAGTGGGGTGTATTAATCTACCCACACTAAAAATGACCGCCGCAGCAAAGCATTTATGGATTCAGTTCTTTAATAGCATTGAATCCGGTCTTACAACCCAAGGGCAGTGGATGGAAATCAAAGATTTTGCCAGCAAAGCCGCTGAAAATGCAGCGCGTCTGGCAGCCCTATTTCATCTTTTTTCAGGACGACTAGGGGACATCGCAGCCGAAGAGATGGAGCAGGCCATTATATTAACCCGCTGGTATTTGTGTGAAGCAAGACGTTTATTAGAGCCTAAGTCGGCAAAGCCCTATCTTGATGAGGCGCGTAAGCTACTTGATTGGCTCTTAGTACGAAAACCCGAAATGCCAACCCCAAGAGAGATACTGCAATTTAGTCCTTTACGTACAAAAGAGCTGCGCGATAACGCATTAGAAACACTCATCGAACATCAGTACATTCGCCTCATCAAGTCAGGAAATAAAACTCGCATTGAACTCAATCCCTACCGCAAATAA
- a CDS encoding type II toxin-antitoxin system RelE/ParE family toxin: MKVKFYQKQSGKNPVAEFLNDLPTDEIARIAGCLKNIEELGFDSPRVQFRQIKGSLWEIKIKTSRSGYRFFYVCIQKEIIVLLHAYKKQSQKAPKQEIELAEKRMMEVYDNESTYLE, translated from the coding sequence ATGAAAGTAAAATTCTACCAAAAACAATCGGGAAAAAACCCGGTGGCGGAATTCCTAAACGATTTACCGACAGATGAAATCGCGCGTATTGCTGGATGCTTGAAAAACATCGAGGAGCTTGGTTTCGATAGCCCGCGCGTACAATTTAGACAAATAAAAGGATCGCTCTGGGAAATTAAGATCAAAACATCTCGCAGTGGCTATCGCTTTTTTTATGTATGCATTCAAAAAGAGATTATAGTACTTTTACATGCATACAAAAAACAATCGCAAAAAGCACCAAAGCAAGAGATTGAACTTGCTGAAAAACGCATGATGGAGGTATACGATAATGAAAGCACTTACCTTGAATGA